A region of Moorena producens PAL-8-15-08-1 DNA encodes the following proteins:
- a CDS encoding YcjF family protein, with protein sequence MVKLQRPILVGGIVLSFGLWLAQSAYDSVMELGEYTFWGAIAFGTGFWFLQQRRSQNQESLPRSTPVDLAAVENTIAFTETIITQLDQEPEARDASARLREQVAQLKTELDRNEITIAVTGDKGVGKTALINALETIYSNSQPWPDLSVQFQETPGLFTVNDRGIEAQTTPMDIALGSDLVLFVTAGDLTDSELQALQQLSAPHQRSILVLNKQDQYLSTQRATVLQTLRQRVVGRLDPEDVVAIASNPAPVKVRQHQPDASVKEWLEPQTPDLTLLNDRLTQILTQEQQQLVWASTIRAMTRVQAQAKQELNHLRRDRALPIIEQYQWIAAAAAFANPVPALDLLATAAISAQLVTELGDIYQQKFSLSQAQEAAKTLGSLMVKLGLVELSTQAIGNMLKSHALTYIAGGAVQGVSAAYLTRLAGLSLIEYFQEQEQSETSPNPQQFNPEQLTQKLKQVFQQNQRAAFMQGFVKQAVAHLIPKSSQQKPEAATLAPLQ encoded by the coding sequence GTGGTTAAGTTGCAGCGACCGATCTTAGTTGGGGGAATCGTTCTATCTTTTGGTTTATGGCTAGCCCAGAGTGCCTACGACTCAGTGATGGAACTGGGTGAGTATACCTTTTGGGGAGCGATCGCATTTGGGACTGGATTCTGGTTTCTGCAGCAGCGGAGGTCACAAAACCAGGAATCTTTGCCCCGATCAACCCCAGTAGACCTGGCAGCCGTGGAAAACACCATCGCATTCACCGAAACTATCATTACTCAGCTCGATCAAGAACCCGAGGCACGGGATGCCAGTGCTAGACTGCGAGAGCAAGTTGCCCAGCTCAAGACTGAGCTAGACCGCAACGAGATCACAATAGCAGTGACTGGGGATAAGGGTGTTGGGAAAACCGCTTTGATTAACGCTCTCGAAACCATCTATAGTAACTCTCAACCATGGCCTGACCTGTCTGTGCAGTTCCAAGAAACACCAGGCTTGTTTACCGTCAACGATAGGGGTATCGAAGCACAAACCACCCCTATGGACATCGCCCTGGGCTCCGATTTAGTCTTATTTGTCACCGCTGGTGATTTGACCGACAGCGAGTTGCAAGCCTTGCAGCAACTGAGTGCTCCCCACCAGCGCTCCATCCTAGTACTCAATAAGCAAGACCAGTATTTATCTACACAACGGGCTACGGTTTTGCAAACCTTACGGCAGCGAGTGGTAGGACGATTAGACCCAGAAGATGTGGTAGCGATCGCATCTAACCCAGCTCCGGTGAAAGTGCGTCAACATCAGCCAGATGCTTCGGTCAAAGAGTGGTTGGAACCCCAAACCCCTGACCTGACCTTGCTCAATGACCGCTTAACTCAAATCCTGACCCAAGAACAGCAACAGCTAGTGTGGGCAAGTACCATCAGAGCCATGACCAGGGTACAAGCTCAAGCCAAGCAAGAATTGAATCACCTCAGACGCGATCGCGCTTTACCCATTATTGAACAGTATCAGTGGATTGCAGCAGCAGCAGCTTTTGCTAACCCAGTGCCAGCCCTTGATTTACTGGCAACAGCGGCCATTAGCGCCCAATTAGTCACAGAACTCGGGGACATTTATCAGCAAAAATTCTCTCTGTCTCAAGCTCAGGAAGCCGCTAAAACCCTAGGTAGTTTAATGGTAAAACTAGGGTTAGTAGAGCTTTCCACTCAAGCCATTGGCAATATGCTCAAAAGCCATGCCTTGACCTATATCGCTGGTGGCGCTGTACAGGGCGTCAGTGCTGCTTATCTAACCCGATTAGCAGGACTAAGTTTGATTGAGTATTTCCAAGAACAGGAGCAAAGCGAAACTAGTCCTAACCCGCAACAGTTCAATCCCGAGCAACTAACCCAGAAACTCAAACAGGTATTCCAGCAAAATCAACGGGCAGCATTCATGCAAGGTTTTGTCAAGCAAGCCGTAGCCCATCTAATCCCAAAATCATCACAACAGAAGCCTGAAGCTGCAACCCTTGCGCCCTTACAATGA
- a CDS encoding macro domain-containing protein: MRLSSVAHLTKLDAEIEAVLEDYKAQRTKEPNKKKGKSWRYPIGTTIALGSPDKRYFWTAYGYMGNDLRVQSNADYIWNSLSCLWEEVRRKGHGIDVAIPVIGADLARTNLPRMALAKLIILSFVVASKKEFVTRKLSLVIHPKDLENTDFYELDDFLTSACF; encoded by the coding sequence ATGCGCCTTTCATCGGTCGCCCACCTGACTAAATTAGACGCAGAGATTGAAGCAGTCTTGGAGGACTACAAAGCTCAACGTACAAAAGAACCTAACAAAAAGAAGGGAAAGTCTTGGCGCTATCCCATAGGCACAACTATAGCATTGGGTTCCCCTGACAAACGCTATTTCTGGACAGCTTACGGCTATATGGGCAATGACCTGAGAGTCCAGTCAAATGCTGACTACATTTGGAATTCTTTGAGCTGTCTTTGGGAAGAAGTTCGCCGGAAGGGTCATGGTATCGACGTTGCTATACCTGTTATTGGAGCGGACTTAGCTCGTACTAACTTACCTCGAATGGCATTAGCTAAGTTAATAATTCTTTCATTCGTAGTGGCTTCTAAGAAGGAGTTTGTCACCAGGAAACTAAGTTTAGTCATCCATCCTAAAGACTTAGAAAACACAGATTTCTATGAATTAGACGATTTCTTGACATCGGCTTGTTTTTGA
- the ltrA gene encoding group II intron reverse transcriptase/maturase codes for MEKIEPASIDVGIVTEQTTDWHTINWKNAYREVRKLRQRIFKATRQGNWKKVNKLQRLMLRSKANIQVSVRKASQDNKGKRTAGVDKVKALKPKEKGEMVDTLSKNRKQWSPKPTKRIYIPKSNGKKRPLGIPSIADRCLQAIVKNALEPTWEAQFEATSYGFRQGRSTHDARQRIFLNINGENNKKWWVVEADIKGCFDNIDHQALMETIGNFPARGLIHNWLKAGYVEKNIFHPTETGTPQGGIISPLLANIALHGLEKELGITYRKEKTKKGEDTWRNKSNRTLVRFADDFVILTESKEDAMTAKLITKEWLAKRGLSLSEEKTRITHLTQGFDFLGWNFRKYRTTKKKSGYITLIKPSNKSLKGIKKNLKVELAKLKGVSVQELIGKLQPIIRGWTNYHSGTVAKDTFCKLENYISWKLVRWCKRRYPKKGWEWIRNKHYGSFCPGREDNRVFGSKELYLERASWTKIIRHTVVTHDYSPDNPELQEYWDKRKKRQDKKAAEARLTKGRNKIAVRQNYICPYCGQRLGNYDKVHLHHIVPIEHGGQDKYNNLVYVHEDCHRTIHALGATNPEIQGKLYDGIKKTPPKNRKQKPKGTKPIIKEKSCTR; via the coding sequence ATGGAAAAGATAGAACCGGCGTCAATAGACGTGGGTATCGTAACTGAACAAACCACCGATTGGCATACCATTAATTGGAAAAATGCCTACAGAGAGGTTAGGAAACTAAGACAAAGAATTTTCAAGGCAACACGTCAAGGAAACTGGAAAAAGGTCAATAAACTCCAAAGGTTAATGCTAAGGAGTAAGGCAAACATCCAGGTATCAGTTCGCAAAGCATCCCAAGATAACAAAGGTAAAAGGACGGCAGGAGTAGATAAAGTCAAAGCATTAAAACCCAAAGAAAAGGGAGAAATGGTTGACACATTATCAAAAAACAGGAAACAATGGAGCCCAAAGCCAACTAAACGCATCTACATACCAAAAAGCAATGGAAAGAAAAGACCATTAGGGATACCAAGTATCGCCGACAGATGCCTTCAAGCCATTGTTAAAAACGCTTTGGAACCAACCTGGGAAGCCCAGTTTGAAGCCACATCATACGGTTTCAGACAGGGAAGAAGCACTCATGATGCCCGACAAAGAATATTCCTCAATATCAATGGAGAAAACAATAAGAAATGGTGGGTAGTAGAAGCGGATATAAAAGGATGCTTCGATAATATTGACCACCAAGCATTAATGGAAACCATTGGTAATTTCCCAGCCAGAGGACTAATCCATAACTGGCTAAAAGCAGGATATGTGGAAAAAAACATATTCCACCCCACGGAAACGGGCACACCACAAGGAGGTATCATCAGCCCACTCCTCGCTAACATAGCATTACACGGATTAGAAAAAGAACTGGGAATAACCTACAGGAAAGAAAAAACAAAAAAGGGAGAGGACACCTGGAGAAATAAATCGAATAGGACATTAGTACGATTTGCGGATGACTTTGTAATCTTAACAGAAAGCAAAGAAGACGCCATGACAGCTAAGTTAATCACTAAAGAATGGCTGGCTAAAAGAGGACTAAGTCTATCCGAAGAAAAAACCAGGATAACTCACTTGACCCAAGGTTTTGATTTTTTGGGATGGAACTTTCGTAAATACAGAACCACCAAAAAGAAATCGGGATACATCACCCTCATTAAACCGTCAAACAAAAGCTTAAAGGGAATCAAGAAAAATCTAAAAGTAGAATTGGCCAAGCTGAAAGGGGTCTCAGTCCAAGAACTAATTGGTAAATTACAACCAATAATAAGGGGTTGGACAAACTATCACAGCGGAACAGTGGCAAAGGACACCTTTTGTAAATTAGAAAATTACATCTCTTGGAAGCTAGTTAGATGGTGCAAAAGAAGGTACCCGAAAAAAGGATGGGAATGGATTAGAAATAAACACTACGGGAGTTTCTGCCCTGGTAGGGAGGATAACCGAGTCTTCGGAAGCAAAGAACTATACCTGGAAAGAGCCTCATGGACAAAAATAATCAGACACACAGTAGTAACCCACGATTATTCGCCAGACAATCCGGAACTCCAAGAATACTGGGATAAAAGGAAAAAAAGGCAGGATAAGAAAGCTGCGGAGGCCAGACTAACAAAGGGCAGAAACAAGATAGCCGTGAGGCAAAACTACATCTGTCCTTACTGTGGCCAAAGACTAGGAAACTACGACAAAGTACACTTACACCACATTGTTCCAATTGAACATGGGGGACAAGATAAGTACAACAATTTGGTATACGTTCATGAGGATTGCCACCGAACTATCCACGCCTTGGGGGCAACCAATCCAGAAATACAGGGAAAACTGTACGATGGAATCAAAAAAACCCCTCCTAAAAATCGGAAACAAAAGCCAAAAGGTACAAAACCGATAATAAAGGAAAAGAGTTGCACAAGATAA
- a CDS encoding macro domain-containing protein: MLYLKLLTQVGLKRIGSSFISIFGLLWLSIEPAALFFPESLNFGWIGYLGLVVVSLAIAFIQRFPRSSVCKALSSPDSVVEIKIGNLFNQSGHLVIGANDVFDTELGEVIKPSSVQGQFLTGIYGNDWVGRRGYPLVAP; this comes from the coding sequence ATGCTCTATCTCAAACTCTTGACTCAGGTTGGGCTTAAACGCATAGGAAGCTCTTTTATCAGTATATTTGGTCTTTTATGGCTGTCCATCGAACCAGCAGCACTTTTTTTTCCAGAGAGTCTGAATTTTGGTTGGATTGGCTACTTGGGACTAGTAGTAGTCTCCCTGGCGATAGCATTTATTCAGCGTTTTCCCCGTAGCTCGGTGTGTAAAGCGTTGTCTTCTCCCGACTCAGTTGTAGAAATTAAAATTGGCAATCTTTTTAATCAGTCTGGGCATTTAGTCATAGGAGCTAACGATGTTTTCGATACGGAACTCGGAGAAGTCATCAAACCTTCTAGTGTACAAGGACAGTTTCTTACCGGCATTTATGGCAATGATTGGGTAGGTCGGAGGGGTTACCCCCTCGTCGCCCCCTAA
- a CDS encoding IS630 transposase-related protein: MPKPYSYDFRQKVLQALELDGLKKHEASELFNISRNTIKLWLKRFAETGDVRALPNRPPGNNQKITDWEQFRAFAKAHGDKTIVEMAQLWEGDISVRTISRALKKIGFTRKKRPTATKNGTSRNGKAS, translated from the coding sequence ATGCCCAAACCCTACAGTTACGACTTCCGTCAAAAAGTGCTCCAAGCGCTCGAATTAGATGGACTCAAGAAACACGAAGCCAGTGAACTGTTCAATATCAGCCGCAATACGATCAAGCTGTGGTTGAAGCGCTTTGCTGAAACGGGTGATGTTCGGGCATTGCCCAATCGCCCCCCAGGCAACAACCAGAAAATCACAGACTGGGAGCAGTTTCGAGCGTTTGCCAAGGCTCATGGCGATAAAACTATAGTGGAGATGGCTCAACTGTGGGAAGGGGATATCAGCGTACGCACAATCTCACGAGCATTAAAGAAAATTGGGTTTACGCGAAAAAAAAGACCTACGGCTACCAAGAACGGGACGAGTCGAAACGGCAAAGCTTCATAG
- a CDS encoding IS630 family transposase — protein MKENWVYAKKKTYGYQERDESKRQSFIEQLAKWADETIVYVDEAGMDNREDYGYGWNERGQRFHALKSGRRQGRVNMIAALCQGQLMAPITVEGSCNRSVFEIWLETCLIPLLSPGQVVVMDNATFHKGGKIEQLISEAGCQLLYLPAYSPDFQFD, from the coding sequence ATTAAAGAAAATTGGGTTTACGCGAAAAAAAAGACCTACGGCTACCAAGAACGGGACGAGTCGAAACGGCAAAGCTTCATAGAGCAGTTGGCTAAGTGGGCGGATGAAACGATTGTTTATGTGGATGAAGCCGGCATGGACAATCGGGAGGACTACGGTTATGGCTGGAATGAAAGAGGACAACGCTTTCATGCCTTGAAGTCAGGACGACGACAGGGGCGAGTGAATATGATTGCAGCCCTTTGTCAAGGACAACTGATGGCTCCGATTACTGTGGAAGGTTCCTGCAATCGGAGTGTATTTGAGATTTGGTTGGAAACCTGCCTGATTCCTCTGCTTTCGCCGGGGCAGGTAGTGGTTATGGATAATGCCACCTTTCATAAAGGGGGGAAGATTGAGCAACTCATTTCCGAAGCTGGCTGTCAATTGCTCTACTTACCTGCTTATTCACCAGACTTCCAATTTGATTGA
- a CDS encoding DUF4062 domain-containing protein, translating to MPQVELLKIFLASPSDVSRERNYVEEVVKEINRTTAPSKGVRLEVVRSEKNAYPSFGQGGQAALNSQIGNMEEYELFVGIMWNRLGTPTPRAKSGTVEEYKRAVAAFESNRKPDIWFYFRDARANLKSEDELEQRKKVLNFKEKIQSKALTKDYKQPANFRDRFRQDLSLWLNKTKGKTATTEEKKSSTTANQRRKSNSTSTAAKKPSTTKSTSKKRPVQSVTTSGNWVLLKNNYYLAKSVETKSDGTISVQIATKNLEEQANLKDIKPDQFLPDKGISYAYQEEASLTQVKDLQITSTGGNNLFVITLLPIQQSQENIFQDIKVGSNNGNYYNADEIAEIRVRILLLNDNSLLSNQEDYLRVDSLINCSAGGKRIEPINFPELWKKRKRQKEKFLRIARLAAVYALKMNGIVDHILELRLGPIKNQLMTVKFRGTRRSRSTNKETKVIEVKGNCSLKE from the coding sequence ATGCCCCAAGTAGAACTACTAAAAATCTTCCTCGCTTCCCCTAGCGATGTGAGTAGGGAGCGGAACTATGTAGAAGAAGTAGTGAAGGAAATTAACCGTACTACTGCTCCGAGTAAAGGTGTTAGGTTAGAAGTAGTACGTTCAGAAAAGAATGCTTATCCGAGTTTTGGTCAGGGTGGGCAAGCTGCTCTTAACTCTCAGATTGGCAATATGGAAGAGTACGAGCTATTTGTGGGCATTATGTGGAATCGCTTGGGTACTCCCACACCCCGTGCCAAGTCTGGAACTGTGGAAGAATACAAACGAGCAGTTGCGGCTTTTGAGAGTAATAGGAAACCGGATATCTGGTTTTATTTTCGAGATGCACGAGCGAACCTAAAGAGCGAGGATGAACTGGAACAGCGAAAGAAGGTACTGAATTTCAAAGAAAAAATTCAGAGCAAGGCATTAACAAAAGATTACAAACAACCAGCAAATTTTCGCGACAGATTTCGTCAAGATTTGTCCCTGTGGTTGAACAAGACTAAAGGAAAAACAGCTACAACGGAAGAAAAAAAGTCATCCACTACGGCTAATCAAAGGAGAAAATCAAATTCGACCTCCACGGCAGCAAAAAAGCCCTCAACTACTAAATCTACCTCTAAAAAACGTCCTGTACAAAGCGTAACAACTTCAGGGAATTGGGTTTTGCTAAAAAATAACTATTACTTAGCGAAATCAGTAGAAACAAAATCAGATGGTACTATTTCAGTTCAAATTGCAACAAAAAATCTGGAAGAACAGGCGAATTTAAAAGATATAAAACCGGATCAATTTTTACCCGACAAAGGAATCAGTTATGCCTATCAGGAAGAAGCTTCACTTACTCAAGTGAAGGATTTACAGATAACATCTACTGGGGGCAATAATCTATTTGTTATTACTCTATTACCAATCCAACAGTCTCAGGAAAATATTTTTCAAGACATAAAAGTTGGTTCAAATAATGGTAATTATTATAATGCTGACGAAATCGCTGAAATACGCGTGAGAATTTTACTGCTCAATGATAATAGTTTGCTATCCAATCAGGAAGATTATTTGAGGGTCGATTCTCTTATTAACTGTTCCGCTGGAGGAAAGCGTATAGAGCCAATTAATTTCCCCGAGCTATGGAAAAAGCGAAAAAGGCAAAAAGAAAAGTTCTTGAGAATCGCAAGACTTGCCGCAGTTTATGCTCTCAAAATGAACGGTATAGTTGATCATATATTAGAATTAAGGCTAGGCCCTATCAAAAATCAATTAATGACTGTTAAATTTCGTGGCACGAGAAGGTCAAGATCCACGAACAAAGAAACTAAGGTTATAGAGGTCAAAGGAAACTGCTCCCTGAAAGAATAA
- a CDS encoding asparaginase — MTRGKRTKTRALEVRLLREGIIESVHSAQAVVCDDRGRMLYVAGNPETSTFIRSSLKPFQALAVTTTGTLERYNLTDRDLAIICGSHQGTMEQVRQAFNILWRCDVDPSALQCPIPPGQESSLQHGCSGKHAGMLAVCQQRQWLLKTYLEYNHPVQKLILSQVAELLQMPEQELILAHDDCGAPTYFLQLRQMALLYAQLSSGNNLAMERIVRAMISHPQMVWGDGGFDTELMRLSEGELVSKSGAQGVQCIGRVGQNMGLAIKVLDGGKSPKYAAAIALLKQMAWITPSVADTLESMFINLSKYKRLEVVGELSMP; from the coding sequence ATGACCAGGGGAAAACGTACTAAAACACGAGCCTTAGAAGTCCGTTTACTACGGGAAGGCATTATCGAATCAGTTCATTCAGCTCAAGCAGTTGTGTGTGATGACCGGGGACGGATGTTATATGTTGCGGGTAACCCAGAAACCTCAACATTCATTCGCTCTTCACTCAAACCTTTCCAAGCGTTAGCGGTCACCACCACAGGTACCCTTGAGCGTTACAATCTCACGGACCGAGACTTGGCAATTATCTGTGGTTCCCATCAAGGAACGATGGAGCAGGTAAGGCAGGCCTTTAATATTCTTTGGCGCTGTGATGTTGATCCATCAGCACTACAGTGTCCCATTCCCCCAGGCCAGGAAAGTTCACTGCAGCATGGCTGTTCCGGTAAACATGCTGGAATGTTGGCTGTTTGTCAACAAAGGCAGTGGCTACTCAAGACCTATTTGGAGTACAACCATCCCGTACAAAAGTTAATCTTAAGCCAAGTGGCGGAGTTGCTACAGATGCCGGAGCAAGAGTTAATTCTCGCTCACGATGACTGTGGCGCTCCCACTTACTTTTTACAATTACGGCAAATGGCCTTATTGTACGCTCAGCTGTCTTCTGGTAATAATCTGGCCATGGAGCGTATTGTCCGTGCCATGATCAGTCATCCCCAGATGGTGTGGGGGGATGGGGGATTTGATACAGAACTGATGCGATTATCCGAAGGGGAACTGGTCAGTAAATCCGGAGCACAAGGGGTTCAATGTATCGGTCGCGTTGGCCAGAATATGGGTCTAGCCATTAAAGTCCTCGATGGAGGCAAATCACCTAAGTATGCTGCAGCCATTGCCCTACTCAAGCAAATGGCTTGGATTACCCCTTCCGTGGCAGACACCTTGGAGTCGATGTTTATTAACCTCAGCAAATACAAGCGTTTAGAGGTGGTTGGGGAGTTATCTATGCCTTGA
- a CDS encoding CGLD27 family protein: MKSPVYVCPVPEEQQPINEYQELKESWFFNWVRLKLPNYVIKLTWVWGLSWLVSGPIAAVSFPPQKAIIKFLLCGGAGASIFLILSLLRLYLGWFYVRDRLIRETIVYEESGWYDGQTWTKTPEILARDRLIVSYELQPILRRLHWTFGFLIIVVIGGNIIWRVLSAT; this comes from the coding sequence ATGAAATCTCCCGTTTATGTATGTCCTGTTCCAGAAGAGCAGCAACCCATAAATGAATACCAAGAACTAAAAGAATCTTGGTTTTTTAACTGGGTAAGGCTGAAACTACCAAATTATGTGATCAAGCTGACTTGGGTTTGGGGGTTGAGCTGGCTGGTTTCAGGGCCGATAGCAGCAGTCAGTTTTCCACCGCAAAAAGCGATAATCAAGTTTCTGCTCTGTGGCGGGGCAGGAGCAAGTATCTTCTTGATTTTAAGTTTGCTGCGGCTATACCTGGGTTGGTTCTATGTACGCGATCGCTTGATCAGAGAAACCATAGTCTACGAGGAGTCAGGCTGGTATGACGGTCAAACCTGGACAAAAACTCCAGAAATTTTGGCTCGCGATCGCTTAATTGTTTCTTATGAACTCCAACCAATTTTGCGACGTTTACACTGGACGTTCGGATTTTTGATTATAGTCGTGATTGGTGGCAACATCATTTGGCGTGTGTTATCAGCCACCTAG
- the rsfS gene encoding ribosome silencing factor, which translates to MRDQNNKPSTLVTPDTEHQDASYGLALTVAQAADDRKGADIVILSVSEVSYITDYFVIVTGFSRVQVRAISQSIEQQVEEAWNRLPVRTAGKAEGIWILQDYGDVIVHILLPEERKFYNLEAFWGHAEQIEFQAS; encoded by the coding sequence ATGAGAGATCAAAATAATAAGCCCTCCACCTTAGTAACCCCTGATACCGAACACCAGGATGCTAGCTATGGGTTAGCATTAACCGTTGCTCAAGCAGCAGATGACCGCAAGGGTGCAGATATTGTGATTTTGTCGGTCTCAGAGGTATCGTACATCACAGATTACTTTGTAATTGTAACCGGGTTTTCTAGGGTACAGGTCAGGGCAATCTCTCAGTCGATTGAACAGCAAGTAGAAGAGGCATGGAACCGTTTACCTGTGCGAACAGCAGGAAAAGCAGAGGGAATCTGGATACTTCAAGATTACGGTGACGTGATTGTCCATATCTTGCTGCCTGAAGAACGGAAATTCTATAATCTCGAAGCATTCTGGGGCCATGCGGAGCAGATTGAGTTTCAGGCATCCTAA
- the yqeK gene encoding bis(5'-nucleosyl)-tetraphosphatase (symmetrical) YqeK has product MRDQVLTWLADNVPSSRLQHILRVEQMSVELAELHHLNAQQAGQAGLLHDLAKCFKPERLLQMARDNGIEVDPVCEAAPHLLHADVSAIVAQEQFGVKDEAVLEAIALHTLGREGMTPLSCVVFIADTIEPGRGDTPDLLALRNLSKQDLYKTVWLACDYSLKFLLESPRPIHQRMILTRNWAQQMSRKTTAKRESKTDCVNA; this is encoded by the coding sequence ATGCGTGATCAGGTGTTGACCTGGTTAGCAGATAATGTACCGTCTTCTCGGCTACAGCATATATTGCGGGTTGAACAGATGTCTGTTGAACTCGCTGAGCTTCATCATCTCAATGCTCAGCAGGCAGGTCAAGCAGGGTTGTTGCACGACCTAGCCAAATGCTTTAAGCCTGAGCGCTTGTTGCAAATGGCTAGAGATAACGGCATAGAAGTCGATCCAGTCTGTGAAGCCGCGCCTCACTTATTGCATGCAGATGTCAGTGCTATTGTTGCCCAAGAGCAGTTTGGAGTCAAAGATGAAGCAGTATTGGAAGCGATCGCTCTCCATACGTTAGGGCGTGAGGGTATGACCCCCCTCAGTTGTGTGGTGTTTATTGCTGATACTATTGAGCCAGGTCGTGGTGATACACCGGATTTACTTGCCTTACGAAATCTCTCTAAGCAAGATCTATACAAAACTGTTTGGTTAGCCTGTGACTACTCTTTAAAATTCCTGCTAGAGAGTCCTCGTCCCATTCACCAACGTATGATATTGACTCGAAACTGGGCTCAACAGATGTCCAGGAAGACAACAGCTAAAAGAGAGAGTAAGACAGATTGTGTAAATGCCTAA
- the ald gene encoding alanine dehydrogenase, with protein sequence MEIGVPKETKDQEFRVGLTPSSVRVLQEAGHTVFVETNAGTGAGFTDEDYQRQGAKIVLDAAEAWNRELVVKVKEPLAPEYPLLQKGQLLFTYLHLAADRALTEQLLQSGVNAIAYETVELPDHSLPLLTPMSIIAGRLSVQFGARFLERQQGGRGVLLGGIPGVRPGKVVILGGGVVGTEAAKIAVGMGARVQIFDINVQRLIHLETIFGSRVELLYSNSAEIEAAVTDADLLIGAVLIPGRRAPILVPRSLVKKMVTGSVIVDVAVDQGGCIETLRPTSHTNPIYIEEGVVHYGVPNMPGAVPCTSAVALNNSTFPYVLSLANQGLSALENNPALAKGVNVQNHQLVHPAVREVFPDLADG encoded by the coding sequence ATGGAAATCGGTGTTCCCAAAGAAACGAAAGATCAGGAATTTCGTGTGGGATTAACCCCCAGTAGTGTCAGGGTTTTACAAGAAGCGGGTCATACAGTTTTCGTTGAAACTAATGCTGGCACTGGTGCTGGCTTTACCGATGAGGACTATCAGCGTCAGGGAGCCAAAATTGTCTTAGACGCGGCTGAGGCTTGGAATCGGGAACTGGTAGTCAAAGTCAAAGAACCCCTAGCGCCAGAGTATCCCTTGCTTCAAAAAGGACAGCTGTTGTTTACTTATCTACACTTAGCTGCTGACCGTGCTTTAACCGAGCAGTTGCTGCAATCGGGGGTGAATGCGATCGCATATGAAACCGTAGAACTCCCAGACCACAGCCTACCGCTGCTAACCCCAATGAGCATCATTGCTGGTCGTCTTTCCGTACAATTTGGAGCCAGATTTCTGGAGCGTCAGCAGGGGGGAAGAGGGGTGCTGTTGGGGGGTATTCCCGGAGTCAGACCAGGTAAGGTGGTAATTCTTGGTGGCGGAGTTGTCGGTACAGAAGCGGCGAAAATCGCTGTGGGGATGGGAGCGAGAGTACAGATTTTTGATATTAATGTTCAACGCTTGATTCATTTAGAAACTATCTTTGGCTCAAGAGTGGAACTCCTCTACAGCAATTCAGCAGAAATTGAAGCGGCTGTTACTGATGCTGACCTCCTGATTGGGGCAGTGTTAATCCCTGGTCGTCGCGCTCCCATTTTAGTGCCCCGCTCTCTGGTCAAAAAAATGGTTACTGGCTCGGTGATTGTAGATGTTGCTGTGGATCAGGGCGGCTGTATTGAAACATTACGACCCACATCCCATACCAATCCCATTTATATCGAGGAGGGTGTGGTTCACTATGGGGTGCCTAATATGCCTGGAGCTGTTCCCTGCACATCAGCTGTGGCTCTAAACAATAGTACTTTCCCCTACGTACTCAGTCTGGCCAATCAGGGGTTGAGCGCTCTGGAAAACAATCCCGCTTTAGCCAAGGGCGTTAATGTCCAGAATCACCAGTTGGTTCATCCAGCAGTCCGAGAAGTGTTTCCCGATTTAGCTGATGGCTAA
- a CDS encoding heavy metal-responsive transcriptional regulator — protein MVRYQLPITNDLVTNSSEEWLKIGQVASHSGLPVKTIRYYEEIGLLVPVTTRSPSGYRLFTRQVLNRLAFIKRAQSLGLSLSEIQDILKIHDFGELPCGAVKQHLLLKIEAITEQIEALELLKSELLGIISGWQEHPPDAVKSKTICPNLGQKATLREQAE, from the coding sequence GTGGTCCGTTACCAATTACCAATTACCAATGATCTTGTCACCAATTCATCAGAGGAATGGCTCAAAATTGGTCAGGTAGCTAGTCATAGCGGGTTGCCCGTTAAGACCATTCGCTATTACGAAGAAATTGGTCTGCTTGTGCCAGTCACAACCCGCTCCCCTTCTGGCTATCGCCTGTTTACCAGGCAGGTGTTGAATCGACTGGCTTTTATCAAACGCGCTCAATCCCTAGGACTTAGTCTTAGTGAGATTCAAGACATCCTCAAAATTCATGACTTTGGTGAGTTGCCTTGTGGAGCGGTTAAGCAGCATCTACTGCTCAAAATTGAGGCAATTACCGAACAAATAGAAGCATTGGAACTACTAAAGTCGGAGTTGTTGGGTATAATTTCCGGTTGGCAAGAACATCCCCCTGACGCGGTGAAAAGTAAGACGATTTGCCCTAACCTTGGCCAAAAGGCCACGCTACGCGAACAAGCAGAATGA